In Ammospiza caudacuta isolate bAmmCau1 chromosome 33, bAmmCau1.pri, whole genome shotgun sequence, the genomic stretch CATGCAGCGCCTGATCGCCGAGGCCGAGGCTGCGGGGACGCAATTTTGGGTTAGAATGGGGCAAAAATCCACCTTGGAATTGGgtttgggtgaaaattgggcAAAATCCTCCCATTTGGAACTGGTTGTGGGTTAAAATGGGGCAGGATCCACCATGGAATTGGGTTTGGGTTAAAATGCGGCAAAATCTGCCCATTTGGAGACAGTTTTGGGTTAAAATGGGGCAGCATCCCAAGTTTGGGTTAAAATGGGGCAAAATCCACCCCTATGGAGCCAATTTTGGGTTAAAATGGGGCAGGATCCACCTTGGAACTGGGTTTGGGTTAGAATGGGGCAGGATCTGCCCCTTTGGTGCCAATTTTGGGTTAAAATCAGGCAAAATCCAGCTTGAAACTGGTTTTGGGTTAAAATGGGGCAAAATCCGCCCCTTTGGAGCCTGTTTTGGGTTAAAAGGAAATCCCACAGGACCAACCCAAATCCTCATTAAAAttctcactttttttcttttcccttctgtgttTGGCACCTCCCAGGACATCAAAGGCACCTTCATCAGGTGAGCCCCCGTTCCCagcggggattttggggctggtttgggaaatttgggggattttggggccgatttgggattttttggggcagcaggagggattttggggttggtttgggatatttgggggatttggggctggttttggatatcttgggggtgatttgggatttttagggcaGCAGGGAGGCCGGGAGGGCACCTTGGAGCAGCTGAATCCCAATTTCTGCCGGTTTCCCCCGTTTTCCAGGTGTGAGAACATCAAATTCCAGGAGCCCGAGATGATCCCGGTGGACGTGGGGAGGAAGTTCAGGAATTGTTTCCTGCAGGACGTGGTGATGAGGAAGATGGAAAAGGTCTTCAGCAAAGTGCCCCaaggtggggaggggaaaaTCTGACATTTAAAGgggtggaaatttggggttaaaaGAGTGAAAATTGGGGGTTTGAAGGGGTTGGAGTTGGGAAAATCTGTTGTTTAAAGGAGTGAAAATCCTGGGGTGAAAAGGGTGGAAATTGGGGATTGGAGGGGTTGGAAACTGAGGATTGAAGGGATTGGAAATTTGGGGTTAAAGGGCTGGAAATCGTTGCTCCAACACTAACTTTGGGGTTGAAGGAGTGGAAATTTACACTGGGTTTTCTCTGGGGTTGAAGAGGTGAGAATTGGGATTAAGAATCAGAAAACTGGGGGTTGAAGGAGTGAAAATTTGGGATTAAAGGGCTGGAAATGCTCCAACTTTGGCGTTGAAGGAGTGGAAATTTAGGGTTAAAGAGATGGAAATAGGGGGTTGAAGAGGTGAGAATTGGGATTAAAAGTTAGGAAATTGGGGGTTGAAGGAGTGGAAATTTGGTGAAATTAAAAGGGTGAAAATTTGGAAGTTGAAGGATTGCAAATTTGGTTTTCCCTGGGGTTGAAGAGGAGAGAATTGGGATTAAAAGTCAGGAAACTGGGGGTGGAAGgagtggaaatttggggttaaAGGGGTGGGAGTACAGGGTCAAAGAGGTGAGAATTGGGATTAAGAATCAGGAAACTGGGAGTTGAAGGAGTGGAAATTTGGTGTTAAAGGGGTGAAAATTTGGAAGTCGAGGGAGCGGAAATTCAGTGTTAAGGGCTGCAAACGTTTCCCCAAAGCCCCCAAGCCCCCCTAACCCCGTGCCCCCCCGCAGCCGACGTGACCCTGGACCCCTCCACGGCGCACCCGCGGCTCAGCCTGTCCCCGGACCGGCGCAGCGTCCGTCTGTCGGAGCGGCGCGCGGAGCCCGCGGACGGGGCGCGGCCCCACGGCCCCGGCGGCGACCTGTGCGTGCTGGGCTCGCCCGGCTTCACCGCCGGCCGCCACTACTGGGAGGTGGAGGTGGGCGGGCGCCGGGGCTGGGCCGTGGGCGCCGCCCGCGAGAGCGCCGCCCGCGCGCGCGGCCCCAGGGCGCCCACGCCgggcccgcgccgccgccgccccggcgcGAGATCTGGGCCCTGGGCACCTCGGGCAAGAAGTACCAGGCGCTGACGGCCACGGAGCAGACGGCGCTGGCGCCCGCCGAGCAGCCGCGCAGATTCGGGGTCTACCTGGACTACGAGCGGGGCCAGCTGTGCTTCTACAACGCCGAGAGCATGAGCCACATCCACACCTTCCACATCTGCTGCTGCCGCCAGCGCGTCTTCCCGTTCTTCCGCGTGCTGGCCCGCGGCACGCGCATCAAGATCTGCACCTGATGGTGGGCGTGAAACCTGGGGAGGGATGGACTCGGTGCAGGTGTTTGCGTCCTGAGgttctccttcttcttccttttcttcatcctcctcctcttccgCGTGCTGGCCCGCGGCACGCGCGTCCAGATCCGCGCCTGATGGGGGCTGAAATGGGGTGGTGGACTCGGGGTGGTGTTTGGGTCCTGAGGTTCTtgatcttcttcttcttcttctcccttctcttcttcctcatcttcatcATCCGGCACCGGCCCCACAGAGCTGGGTCAGCTCAAGGTGGGGAAGCGCCTTGGAATTGGGTTTTGGGTTAAAATGGGGAGGATCCGCTACTTTTAACTGGTTTTGGGTTGAAATGGGGCAAGATCCATCTTGGAATTTGGTTTGGGTTAAAATGGGGAGGGTGCGCCACTCTAGAACTGGTTTTGGGTAAAAACGGGGCAGGATCCAgcttggaatttgttttgggtTGAATGGGGCAAGATCTGCCACTTTGGAACTGGTTTTGGGTTGAAATGGGGCAGGATCTGCCACTTTGGAGCCGGTTTTGGGTTAAAATGGGGCAGGACCCACCTTGAAATTTGGTTTGGGTTGAATGGGGCAAGATCTGCCATTTTAGAACTGGTTTTGGGCTCGCCCCTTTGGAGCTGGTTTTGGGTTAAAATGGGGCAGGATCCTCCCATCTGGAGCCAGTTTTGGGTTAAGATTAGGCAGAATCCGCCCTTTTGGAACCATTCTTGGGTTAAAATCGGGCAGGATCTGCCTTTGGAACTGGTTTTGGGTTAAAATCGGGCAGGATCTGCCCCTTTGGAGCTGGTTTTGGGTTAAAATCGGGCAAGATCTGCCTTTGGAACTGGTTTTGGGTTAAAATCGAGCAGAATCCGCCCCTCTGGAGCCATTTTTGGGTTAAAATCGAGCAGACTCAGCCCTTTCAGAGGTGATTTTGGTTCAGAACCGTTCTGGATCCGGTCCCAGTTCTGGTCCCAGTTCAGttcctggcactgggagctgcccccccccccccccccccagttcAATTTTGGGCCCTTCCCAGgaatttttccacattttggGACCAAATCCTGTCAGATTTGaacctccctcctttcccaaaATCCGCATTTTTCGGTGCCTGGATTTTTGGGATCCAGCCCTGTTCTCCCCCTGCTGTTTGCTCCTCCCTTTCCTTgccattttttgggggaaaatcccaggtttttgggttttcctCTCCCCTCTGGCACTTTACGGGGTTCCCACCCCGCAGCTCTGGAGCTCCCCGGCTtgggaataatttattttatttttatttttttctccctttttttgttatttccatCTGGATCCTTTCCCACCCGGGAgctcctccccctgcccctcccctccctgacgtttttccctgaattttggTGGATTTGGGAAATTTCCTTGTTGGCGTTTCAGAGCTCGTTCGGGATATTTTTGGctaaaaaaatgagaattaaaCGGAGATTTTAGTTTTATGACTTGTCAATAATAAAGAAGTTGTATCGAAGGCtgttatttacttttaaaagttaatttaatATCtagcaattatttattttttaaaatatttagcagttatttacttttttaaattattatctAGCAGTTATTTGCTTCTAAAAACTAATATTTAGTAGTTATTTACTATTAAAATTTAATACTTAGCAGTTATttactattaaaaataatacttaGCCgttaattacttttaaaaattaatacctAGCCGTTATTCACtattagaaattaatttaatatctagcaattatttaatttgggagtttttaaaattaatttaggtTCCTCATGTCTTACACAGAccaattttggggtatttttaattaatttggattttttattaatttgaggtttttaaaaattaatttaacgaggaacagccccaaatcccaccccagtgACGTCACCACCGTTTTCCCCCTTTCTGAggttttttgccccaaaatcccatcaggAACACGCAGCAACTCCAGCTCCAAAAATCGCCATTTATTGAcatttttgggttaaaaaagGCAGGATTGGGCCTCAGCCATTCATTGacgtttttggggtgaaaaacggCAGGATTGGGCCTCAACCATTCATTGacgtttttggggtgaaaaacggCCGGATCGGGGCTCAGCGGGTGCCGATGGTCACCTGCCACACCCGCACCAGGTTGTCGGTGTAGCCGGCGAAGAGAGtctggggacaaggacaggggtCAGGGGTCATTCAAGGGTCACTTAGGGTCATCCCGGGGTCACCTTGGGGTCACTCCTGGCCTCAGCCCCAGGTCCCCAGGTGAGGGTCCCCAGGTAAAGGTTCCCCCTGCCCAGGTGTTGGGACCCCATTTGAATGTCCTGTGCCCAGGTGAATGTCCCCAGGTGAATGTCCCACCCTGCCCAGGTGAGGGTGCCCAGCCCAAGTGAGGGTGCCCAGGTGAGGGTCCCCATGTGGCCCAGGTGAATGTCCCCTGCCCAGGTGAGTGGTCCCTGCCCAGGTGATGATCCTTGGCCAGGTGAGGGTGCCCAGGTGAATGTCCCCTGCCCAGGTGAGTGCCCCCTGCCCAGGTgtcctcctcacctgcccatCTGCCGACCAGGCCAGCGAGGTGCACTGGGGCGGCTCCGctttgctgctggtgctgaTCACCTCCTGCTTCAGCTCGTCCACGATGATCTTCCCCTCCAGGTCCTGCGGGTGGGAACAGGTGAGGAATCACCTGGATCCTGCacagatcccacctggatcctgcccagatcccacctggatcccCCAGCCCGGGTAGCTCAGAAACAGCCTCTGGGTTTCCCCACGGAGCGGTCGGAGGCAATTCGGTGTTTCATCACGGCACGGGGGGATCCCAACCCCGCTATGCCAATCCCAATCCCGTTATCCTGGTCCCGTTATCCCTTTCCCTTtcaaatcccaatcccattatCCCGATCCCATAAATCCCGTAAATGCCATTTTTGTACCCAAATCTTGATGCTGGGCCCCGCACAGCCGGTACCGGCTGGGGCTGAGGCGCAGCGCGTCCATCACGGCCCCGCTCTGACCCCGTTACCCCATTacccaatttccccatttctgtaCCCAAATCTTGATGCTGGGCCCCGTGGCGGCGCACAGCCAGTATCGGTTGGGGCTGAAGCACAGCGCGTTGATCACGTCCCCCCCGTCCAGCGTGTACAGGTGCTTGCCCTCGTTGAGGTCCCACAGCATGGCCTGCCcgtcctggggacacaggggacagcggggacatcactggggacatcactggggacatcactggggacacagggacacccccgtGGGACACAGGTACAGGTGCTTGCCCTCGTTCAGGTCCCACAGCATGGCCTGCCCATCctggggacatcattggggacatcgtcagggacattggggacatcgctggggacatcattggggacattggggacacagggacacccccgtGGGACACAGGTACAGGTGCCTGCCCTCGTTGAGGTCCCACAGCATGGCCTGCCcgtcctggggacacaggggacagcggggacatcactggggacatcactggggacacagggacacccccgaTGGGACACAGGTACAGGTGCCTGCCCTCGTTGAGGTCCCACAGCATGGCCTGCCCgtcctggggacattggggacatcactggggacactcccaggtgtccccatccctACCTTGCCCCCAGCAGCGCACAGTGACCCGTCAGGTGACACGGTGACCGTGTTCAGGTACCCCGTGTGtatccctgcctgtccccaggtgtgtcacctgtccccaggtgtgtcccatcCTTACCTTGCCCCCGGAAGCGCACAGTGACCCGTCAGGTGACACGGTGACCGTGTTCAGGTACCCCGTGTGCCCGATGTGGTTCGTCTTCAGCTTGCAGTTGGCCAGGTTCCACACCTGGGGGGGCACAGGTGAGGTCAGGGGGGACAAtcccagggctcccaggtgtgcccaggcgTGCCCAGTTCGGGGGTCTCACCTGGACGGGGTCTCACCTTGACCAGCTTGTCCCAGCCGCAGGAGACGATGATGGGGTTGCTGCTGTTGGGGGAGAAGCGAACGCACGAAACCCACTCGGAGTGGCTCTCGTCCTgtggacaggtgagacaggtgagggacaggtgagggacaggtgagggacacccACTCGGAGTGGCTCTCGTCCTgtggacaggtgagacaggtgagggacaggtgggacaggtgagggacaggtgggaGACACCCACTGGGAGTGGCTCTCATCCTgtggacaggtgagacaggtgagggacaggtgagggacaggtgaggatGCCCCCAAATGCCCGGAACTGACCCCAAAGCGCCGCCCCACCTGCACGGTGTACTTGCAGACGCCCAGCGTGTTCCAGAGCTTGATGGTTTTGTCCCGCGAGCCCGACACGATCTGCCGGTTGTCGGAGGAGAAGGCCACGCTCAGCACGTCCTTGGTGTGCCCCACGAACCGGCGCGTGGTGGTGCCcctgaggggaaatttggggtgaaacatccaaaaaacgggaaaaacacaccaaaaaatgagaaaaacgGCTGTAAAAATAGGGGAAATGGCCCTAAATTGGGATAAAACAGCTGGGAATTGGGAGCAGGCCACGCTCAGCTGTGCCCCACGAACCGGCGCGTGGTGGTGCCcctgaggggaaatttggggtgaagcAGCCGGAAACTGGGAAAAACAGCgataaaaataggaaaaacagCCGTaataatgggggaaatggcCACAAAAACaggcaggatggggacagggccacGCTCAGCACGTCCTTGGTGTGCCCCATGAAACGGCGCGTGGTGGTGCCCCTGcgagggaaaatttggggtgaaatagccaaaaaatgggaaaaacggccacaaaaatgggaaaaaggccactaaaatgggaaaaacagtCAGGAATTGGGGTGAAATAGctgtaaaatgggaaaaaaaccagccaggagcagggtcAGCAGGGTCAGCCATCCAGAATTTCCCCAGAAACCAGGGGAAATATCCATaacctgggaaaaaaacccaggaattGGGGTGAAATATCCACAAATTGGGAAAAACAGCCATAAAAATGCGAAAAACAGCCAGAAATTGGGGTGAAATAGCCATAAAATGTTAAAGAACAGAAGGGAATTGGGGGTAAATGTCCATAATTGGGTGAAATATCCATAAATTGGAAAAAACAGCCATAAAATGGAGTGAAAAGAGGCGTGCAATGATTGACTCGGTGAGAATTGGGATCAGTGGGAACTGGACCGAAGCGGTTTCAGGGaagatttggggatttgaggAGAGTTTGACCCCACAAATTCCGGCCCTTTTCCAGCTGCATCCCCTCAATGGACACcccgaaaaaatccccaaaaaccccctgaaatccccaaaaaaatccccaaaaacccccgcGGGGCTGCTGGCCCAGGTGTCTCCCATCATCATTGCAGGACTTGTCCTCAGAGCCCCGGGGGGATCAGTGGGAACTCAGCTGTAATCATCGGGAGAGGGACGGCGAGCAGCCCTGACCCAAAAACCCcggatttcaccccaaattcatccCCCAAAGcccctgaaatcccccaaaCTGACGTGGTGAGGTCCCAGAGGCGCAGGGTGCCGTCCCAGGACCCGGACAGCGCGAACTGCCCGTCGGAGGAGATGACCCTGACACCCTAACcgcagccccaaaacccccaaaatcccggaTTTCACCCCAAACTGACGTGGTGAGGTCCCAGAGGCGCAGGGTGCCGTCCCAGGACCCGGACAGCGCGAACTGCCCGTCGGAGGAGATGACCACGTCGCTGACGAAGTGCGAGTGCCCGCGCAGCGCCCGCTGCGGGATCCCGTAGTTGGTCTCGTCACGCGTCAGCTTCCACATGATGATGGTCTTGTCTGGGGAGGGGGCAACGGGGAGGGGGTCACACACCCACTGGGGTCACCCCAGAGAccctcagggaccccctgaCCCTTCCTCATCCCGCCCAGCCCCGTCCCGCGGGTTCCCCCCGCTCCCGGCCGCCCTCTCGCCCCTCACggcagcccccagacccctcccgGACGGTCCCGCACCGCGCGAGGCCGACAGGATCATGTCCGGGAACTGCGGCGTGGTGGCGATCTGCGTCACCCAGCCGTTGTGGCCCTTCAGGGTGCCGCGCAGGGTCATCTGCTCCGTCATGGCGGCggatggcggcggcgggcggcagcgggagcggcgggaTCCGCGGGATGGCGGCGGATGCGCGGAGGCCTCGGCCCGGGCCCCTCCGTCCCCTCAGCCTGCGCGGGCGGAAAGAGGCGGTGGCGCTTCCGGAGGAACCGGAAGTGACGTGAAACCGTACGGCGACATGGCGGTCGGCATGGAAATTATGGCGGCGCCCTCTGGGCGTTGTACGGAaaggggggatttgagggggaaCCTCCCAATGtcaccccaaaacatcccagtgtcccccaaaaggatcccagtgtccccccaaagggtcccagtgtcccccaaaaggatcccagtgtccccccaaagggtcccagtgtcccccagagGGTCCCAATGTCcctccagtgtcccccagtTTCCCCCAGTGTCCTGgcctgccccctgccctcactgcaggcCCAGACCCCCTTTAGGATCCCCATTTAGGATCCCAATTTAGGATCTCAAGTTAGGATCCCAATTTAGGATCCCAAGTTAGGATCCCAATTTAGGATCCCGTTTAGGATCCCGTTTAGGATCCAATTCCCTCCGTGCCCATTTCGGGATCCTCCTCCCAGTCCAATTTGGGAACTGGGCCCAGTTCCAGCTCAGCTGTCGCGGCTCCTCCGAGGCTGCGGGCCCCAAAACCCCTGcccaaagccccaaaattccaccccaaaccctgctctgggtgagTGCTGACCCATATTTGGGGatgatttggggatttgggggaggaCTCCCAAAAACGGGAATTCTGGAGGCGCCTTGGGGACGGGGTGGGAACTCGATCCGGGCCCAGCCCCGCGGGGCCTCGGGGGCCTCCAGAAATCCCATTTGTGAAAAACGCTGAttgctgggtttgggattttagaGGCTTAATAGTAACGAAATTGTCATTAAAATACTGGTACAAAACAATACAGTATAATGGTCATTTATGATCAAGTATATAGTAAATATATAACTGAGTATATAGTAAATATATAATTAAGTCAGTATATAATACTGTATAATGTAATGAAGTATAATGTAATGAAATCTAATGTAATGAAATTTAATGTATCATaacaaaatataatataatataatataatataatataatataatataatataatataatataattagtGTAGTaacaatttggacaatttggattaggacaatatcagacaataaaaacaaagagttatggacgctccgggtacctttttctgggcaaaaatGAGCACtaaaatgggcacaaaatgttatggggaaat encodes the following:
- the RACK1 gene encoding small ribosomal subunit protein RACK1 codes for the protein MTEQMTLRGTLKGHNGWVTQIATTPQFPDMILSASRDKTIIMWKLTRDETNYGIPQRALRGHSHFVSDVVISSDGQFALSGSWDGTLRLWDLTTGTTTRRFVGHTKDVLSVAFSSDNRQIVSGSRDKTIKLWNTLGVCKYTVQDESHSEWVSCVRFSPNSSNPIIVSCGWDKLVKVWNLANCKLKTNHIGHTGYLNTVTVSPDGSLCASGGKDGQAMLWDLNEGKHLYTLDGGDVINALCFSPNRYWLCAATGPSIKIWDLEGKIIVDELKQEVISTSSKAEPPQCTSLAWSADGQTLFAGYTDNLVRVWQVTIGTR